One window from the genome of Methylothermaceae bacteria B42 encodes:
- a CDS encoding DNA-(apurinic or apyrimidinic site) lyase produces MRVITLNVNGIRSAERKGFFRWLASQQADIVCLQEIKAQLDQLQDKVFWPEGYHCYYHTAEKKGYGGVALYVRKEPDEVKIGLGWPEVDAEGRYLEGRFGQLSVASVYIPSGTSGEERQAFKFKFLDRFLEFMRECAQSGRDYIFCGDFNIAHKKIDIKNWRSNQNRSGFLPEERAWMDKLFGEEGWVDAFRVLNQEPDQYTWWSNRGRAWEKNVGWRIDYQVVSPSLKDNILRVEIYKEKRFSDHAPLIIDYDYPF; encoded by the coding sequence ATGCGGGTGATTACCCTAAATGTGAATGGCATCCGCTCGGCAGAGCGCAAAGGATTTTTCCGCTGGCTGGCCAGTCAACAAGCTGACATCGTCTGTTTGCAGGAAATCAAAGCCCAGTTGGATCAACTACAAGATAAGGTCTTTTGGCCTGAAGGCTATCATTGTTATTACCACACTGCGGAAAAAAAAGGTTATGGCGGCGTGGCGTTGTATGTGCGCAAGGAACCGGATGAAGTCAAAATTGGCCTGGGCTGGCCGGAAGTGGATGCGGAGGGGCGTTATCTGGAAGGACGTTTTGGTCAGTTGAGTGTCGCTTCCGTCTATATTCCTTCAGGGACTTCGGGGGAGGAAAGGCAGGCGTTTAAATTCAAGTTTCTGGATCGTTTTTTAGAATTTATGCGCGAATGTGCCCAGTCCGGGCGGGATTATATTTTTTGCGGAGATTTCAATATCGCCCACAAAAAAATCGATATTAAAAATTGGCGCTCCAACCAGAATCGATCTGGTTTTTTGCCGGAGGAAAGGGCCTGGATGGATAAGTTGTTTGGAGAGGAAGGGTGGGTGGATGCCTTTCGGGTCCTCAATCAGGAACCGGATCAATACACATGGTGGTCCAATCGCGGCCGGGCATGGGAAAAAAATGTGGGATGGCGGATTGATTATCAAGTCGTCAGTCCCTCGCTAAAAGATAACATTCTTCGAGTGGAAATATACAAAGAAAAACGCTTTTCCGACCATGCACCTTTGATTATCGATTATGACTATCCCTTCTAA
- a CDS encoding type IV-A pilus assembly ATPase PilB has translation MATTASIPKLNGLAHCLVGAGFMSEQEAAEHQEKANNQRMPFATYLVINKVVDSLSLAKAASAQFGVPLFDLATMDMELAPVKLVNDKLIQKHHILPLYRRGNRLFVAISDPTNFQALDEIKFHTGLNTETVLVEEDKLSKAIDTALEAADSAINDLLDQDLESLEIGEVEPQTSNATEVDTEDAPIVRFVNKILLDAIKKGASDIHFEPYEKQFRIRFRSDGMLHEISSPPPNLATRVISRIKVMSRMDIAERRVPQDGRIKMILSRNNAIDFRVNTCPTLFGEKVVLRILDPTSAQIGIDKLGFEPEQQKLFLNAIHKPYGMILVTGPTGSGKTVSLYTALNILNTPDKNISTAEDPVEITVPGINQVNVNPKSGLTFASALRAFLRQDPDIIMVGEIRDLETAEIAVKAAQTGHMVLSTLHTNDAPQTLNRLAQMGIPPFNISSSVILILAQRLARRLCEYCKREEKFPKDLLLKTGFEEKELDDLVLFTANPEGCDHCTKGYKGRVGIYQVMPITESINRLILEGGNALQIAEQAKAEGINDLRASGLNKVREGITSIEEIDRVTRE, from the coding sequence ATGGCAACAACGGCATCAATTCCAAAACTTAACGGACTGGCCCACTGCTTGGTGGGTGCAGGGTTCATGAGCGAACAAGAGGCAGCTGAGCATCAAGAAAAAGCCAATAATCAGCGCATGCCTTTCGCGACCTATCTTGTCATCAACAAAGTGGTTGACAGTCTCTCGCTGGCAAAAGCCGCTTCCGCTCAGTTCGGCGTACCGTTGTTCGATTTGGCCACCATGGATATGGAGCTGGCGCCTGTCAAGTTGGTCAACGATAAGCTCATTCAAAAACATCATATCTTGCCGTTATACCGGCGAGGAAACCGGCTGTTCGTGGCAATTTCCGACCCGACTAATTTCCAGGCGCTCGATGAAATCAAATTCCACACTGGTCTGAATACCGAAACGGTGCTGGTGGAAGAGGATAAACTATCCAAAGCCATCGATACCGCACTGGAAGCTGCCGACAGCGCTATCAATGATCTCCTCGATCAAGATCTGGAAAGTCTTGAAATCGGCGAAGTCGAACCACAAACTTCCAATGCTACCGAGGTCGATACCGAAGACGCCCCCATTGTCCGCTTCGTTAACAAAATCTTGCTCGATGCCATCAAAAAAGGCGCCTCGGATATCCATTTCGAGCCCTATGAAAAACAATTCAGAATCCGGTTCCGCAGCGATGGCATGCTGCACGAAATATCATCACCTCCACCCAATTTAGCCACCCGCGTCATCTCCCGCATCAAGGTTATGTCCCGGATGGATATCGCGGAAAGACGGGTACCCCAGGATGGCCGGATCAAGATGATTTTGTCCCGCAATAACGCCATCGATTTCCGCGTCAACACTTGTCCCACGCTGTTCGGGGAAAAAGTCGTACTGCGTATTCTCGACCCCACCAGCGCCCAAATCGGCATTGACAAACTGGGTTTCGAACCCGAGCAACAAAAATTATTTCTTAACGCCATCCACAAACCCTACGGCATGATTCTGGTCACAGGACCCACCGGAAGTGGTAAGACGGTTTCTCTCTATACCGCGCTGAACATCCTCAATACGCCGGACAAAAACATTTCCACCGCGGAAGATCCCGTGGAAATCACCGTACCCGGCATTAATCAGGTCAACGTCAACCCGAAATCCGGCCTGACCTTTGCCAGCGCGCTCCGGGCTTTTTTGCGGCAGGATCCCGATATTATCATGGTGGGGGAAATCCGCGATTTGGAAACCGCCGAAATCGCTGTCAAAGCCGCTCAAACCGGACACATGGTACTGTCAACGCTGCATACCAATGACGCTCCTCAAACCCTGAATCGCTTGGCGCAAATGGGGATTCCGCCATTCAACATTTCCTCTTCGGTGATCCTGATCCTGGCCCAACGGTTGGCGCGGCGGCTGTGCGAATACTGCAAGCGGGAAGAAAAATTCCCCAAGGACTTGTTGCTAAAAACCGGTTTTGAAGAAAAGGAACTGGATGACCTGGTGCTTTTTACCGCCAACCCCGAAGGCTGTGACCATTGCACCAAGGGCTACAAAGGCCGGGTGGGGATTTACCAGGTGATGCCCATCACAGAATCCATCAACCGTTTGATTCTGGAAGGCGGCAACGCCCTGCAAATTGCAGAGCAAGCCAAGGCGGAAGGCATCAACGACCTCCGCGCTTCGGGATTGAATAAGGTACGGGAAGGCATTACAAGTATTGAAGAAATTGATCGAGTCACACGGGAATAA
- a CDS encoding type II secretion system protein F codes for MVARVEKEELIQFVWEGVDKNGKRIKGEQPGRSETLVKAELRRQGIKPVKVKKKPKPLFGARKKKITTKDIAVFSRQLATMMSAGVPLVQSFEIVGRGHENPSMQELILQIKDDIEGGNTLTEALRKHPLYFDDLFCNLVEAGEQAGVLETLLHKIAEYKEKTESLKAKVKKALTYPAAVVVVAFIVSAILLIFVVPQFEELFKGFGADLPAFTQLVINLSRFMQDNWYFVFGGIGVAIYAFMYFKKRSLAFNRFLDRLFLRIPVIGPQILHKSAIARFARTLSTMSAAGVPLVEALESVAGASGNAVYSDAILDMREAVATGQQLQQAMRQTNLFPNMVIQMIAIGEESGSIDSMLAKVADFYEEEVDNAVDSLSSLMEPMIMAFLGVVVGSLVIAMYLPIFKLGAVV; via the coding sequence ATGGTAGCCAGAGTTGAAAAAGAAGAGTTGATCCAGTTTGTCTGGGAAGGGGTGGACAAAAACGGCAAGCGAATAAAAGGCGAGCAGCCTGGCCGCAGCGAAACCCTTGTCAAGGCGGAGCTGAGACGGCAAGGGATCAAACCCGTCAAGGTCAAGAAAAAACCCAAACCCCTGTTCGGCGCCCGCAAGAAAAAAATTACCACCAAGGATATCGCGGTTTTCAGCCGCCAATTGGCCACTATGATGAGCGCCGGGGTGCCATTGGTGCAATCCTTTGAAATTGTCGGTCGCGGACACGAAAATCCCAGCATGCAGGAGTTGATCCTGCAAATCAAAGACGATATCGAAGGCGGTAATACCCTCACCGAAGCCCTGCGCAAACATCCCCTGTATTTTGACGATCTCTTTTGTAATTTGGTGGAAGCCGGTGAGCAAGCGGGGGTTTTGGAAACGCTGCTCCATAAAATCGCGGAATACAAGGAAAAAACCGAGTCATTAAAGGCCAAAGTCAAAAAAGCCTTGACCTATCCTGCCGCGGTAGTGGTAGTGGCTTTTATCGTCTCGGCTATTTTATTGATCTTCGTGGTACCCCAATTTGAGGAGTTATTCAAAGGTTTTGGGGCGGACCTCCCTGCATTTACCCAATTGGTGATTAATCTCTCCCGCTTCATGCAGGATAACTGGTACTTTGTGTTTGGAGGAATTGGGGTTGCTATTTATGCTTTCATGTATTTTAAAAAACGATCCTTGGCTTTTAACCGGTTTCTGGACCGGCTTTTTCTCCGTATTCCTGTTATCGGGCCCCAGATATTGCATAAATCCGCCATTGCCCGCTTTGCCCGCACGCTGTCTACCATGTCCGCTGCCGGGGTACCCTTGGTGGAAGCCTTGGAATCGGTCGCTGGCGCCTCAGGCAATGCGGTATATTCCGATGCCATTCTGGACATGCGCGAAGCGGTAGCTACCGGCCAGCAGTTGCAACAAGCCATGCGTCAGACTAACCTGTTTCCCAACATGGTGATCCAAATGATCGCCATTGGGGAAGAATCAGGCTCCATTGACAGCATGCTGGCTAAAGTGGCCGACTTCTATGAAGAAGAAGTGGACAATGCGGTGGATTCCTTGAGCAGCCTGATGGAACCCATGATTATGGCCTTTTTGGGGGTGGTTGTAGGTAGCTTGGTCATCGCCATGTACCTGCCGATTTTCAAACTGGGCGCTGTGGTTTAG
- a CDS encoding methyltransferase produces the protein MPLIQVFQDHPFLFLAAIGILGLLVGSFLNVVIYRLPVMLERGWRQECLEFLGQPKEEAPERFDLIQPASTCPHCGHQIQAWENIPVISYLLQKGRCTQCGASISLRYPLIELLTAVLSMVVAWHFAVSVQTLWALVLTWTLIALSFIDIDHHLLPDAITLPVLWLGLFLSLFHLFTDPRSAIIGAIAGYLVLWTVYQLFKLLTGKEGMGFGDFKLLALFGAWLGWQKLPMIILLSSLVGAILGIAMILIQGRDRQTPIPFGPYLAIAGWIALLWGDTLNQLYLNLSGIS, from the coding sequence GTGCCTTTAATTCAAGTTTTTCAAGATCACCCATTTTTATTCCTGGCAGCAATCGGGATTTTGGGATTGTTGGTGGGCAGTTTTCTCAATGTGGTCATCTACCGCCTGCCGGTAATGTTGGAACGCGGTTGGCGCCAGGAATGTCTGGAATTTCTAGGTCAGCCCAAGGAGGAAGCGCCAGAGCGCTTTGATCTGATTCAACCCGCATCCACCTGCCCCCATTGCGGCCATCAGATCCAGGCTTGGGAAAATATCCCCGTTATCAGTTATTTGCTGCAGAAAGGACGCTGCACACAGTGTGGCGCTTCAATTTCCCTCCGTTACCCACTGATTGAACTGCTCACGGCCGTGCTTTCCATGGTTGTGGCCTGGCATTTTGCTGTCAGCGTGCAAACCTTGTGGGCGCTGGTTTTGACCTGGACGCTGATAGCACTGAGTTTTATTGACATCGACCACCACCTCCTTCCCGACGCCATTACCCTGCCAGTTCTCTGGCTGGGCTTGTTTTTAAGCCTGTTCCATCTGTTTACTGATCCACGCTCTGCCATTATTGGCGCCATTGCAGGATATCTTGTTTTGTGGACGGTGTATCAACTTTTCAAATTACTCACCGGCAAGGAAGGCATGGGGTTTGGCGATTTCAAATTATTAGCCCTCTTTGGCGCTTGGCTGGGCTGGCAAAAGCTCCCAATGATTATATTATTATCTTCCCTGGTAGGTGCCATCCTGGGCATTGCCATGATCCTGATTCAAGGCCGGGACCGGCAGACACCTATTCCTTTCGGACCTTATCTTGCCATTGCCGGCTGGATTGCATTGCTATGGGGTGATACCCTCAATCAACTTTATCTGAATTTGAGTGGTATTAGCTAG
- the coaE gene encoding dephospho-CoA kinase (catalyzes the phosphorylation of the 3'-hydroxyl group of dephosphocoenzyme A to form coenzyme A; involved in coenzyme A biosynthesis) encodes MLKIGLTGGIASGKSTVEKLFEKRGITVIDADKIARNLVKPGQPPLDSIVETFGRSMLLPDGNLDRAKLRELVFNHPRLKEKLEAILHPAVYVEMARLAKKSNSPYVIFSIPLLVETGAEKNFHRILVIDCPEALQIARLKQRDNLQEDMIKQILQNQATRPQRLAVADDVIVNDGSLAKLEQQVEELHQFYLRLSRNQTD; translated from the coding sequence ATGCTCAAAATCGGCCTGACGGGCGGTATTGCCAGCGGCAAGAGTACCGTTGAAAAGTTGTTCGAAAAGCGGGGCATCACTGTAATCGATGCCGACAAAATTGCCCGTAACCTGGTCAAGCCCGGCCAGCCGCCGCTGGATAGCATCGTTGAAACGTTTGGCAGGTCTATGCTTTTACCCGATGGCAATTTGGATCGGGCGAAGCTGCGGGAACTGGTCTTCAATCACCCCCGGCTCAAAGAGAAATTAGAAGCCATATTGCATCCCGCCGTTTATGTCGAAATGGCGCGCTTGGCGAAAAAAAGCAACAGCCCTTATGTCATTTTTAGCATTCCCTTGTTAGTAGAGACAGGGGCCGAAAAAAACTTTCACCGCATACTCGTCATCGACTGCCCCGAAGCTCTGCAGATCGCGCGTTTGAAGCAAAGAGACAACCTTCAGGAAGACATGATAAAACAGATCCTACAAAATCAGGCCACCCGGCCCCAGCGCCTTGCCGTGGCCGATGATGTCATTGTCAATGACGGGAGCCTCGCCAAGCTTGAACAACAAGTCGAGGAACTGCACCAATTTTATTTGCGTCTAAGCCGGAATCAAACTGATTAA
- a CDS encoding YggW family oxidoreductase produces MANLIPPPLSLYIHLPWCVKKCPYCDFNSHTHQGILQEKQYIDALLADLDQDLQQIQPRPIHSIFIGGGTPSLFSPDSLQRLLEGIHSRLTLSQEIEITLEANPGTAESTKFKQFAQLGINRLSLGIQSFQDDKLRSLGRIHNAEEAMSAVEMARAAGFQSINLDLMFGLPHQSVKDAFYDIETAIHLAPEHISHYQLTLEPNTLFAKHPPPLPPDDNIWHLQQQCQEKLAHHGYLRYEVSAFASPGNECQHNLNYWQFGDYLGIGAGAHGKYTQDNTIRRRWKIRHPQHYMDKSGGLGRVGGDIEVENTQRPLEFMMNTLRLRSGFTPEQYEQRTGLPWMPQKTVIDRLVEDQLLQFKGGFVYCTDKGWNFLNTVLEAFA; encoded by the coding sequence ATGGCGAACTTAATTCCGCCGCCTTTAAGCCTTTATATTCACCTGCCCTGGTGCGTAAAAAAATGCCCTTATTGCGATTTTAATTCCCACACGCACCAAGGCATACTTCAGGAAAAACAATATATAGACGCGCTGCTTGCCGATCTGGATCAGGATCTGCAACAAATCCAGCCCCGTCCCATTCACAGTATTTTCATCGGTGGCGGCACCCCCAGCCTGTTCTCTCCTGACAGTCTTCAACGTCTACTGGAAGGTATCCATTCCCGGTTAACGCTTTCTCAAGAAATAGAAATCACGCTTGAGGCTAATCCTGGCACGGCAGAGAGCACAAAATTCAAACAATTCGCCCAACTGGGGATTAACCGTTTATCCCTCGGCATCCAAAGCTTTCAGGATGACAAACTTCGGTCACTGGGCAGAATCCATAACGCGGAAGAAGCCATGAGCGCGGTGGAAATGGCCCGGGCAGCAGGCTTTCAAAGCATTAATTTGGATCTCATGTTTGGACTTCCCCATCAATCAGTGAAAGACGCCTTCTACGATATCGAAACAGCCATTCATCTGGCGCCTGAGCATATTTCCCACTACCAACTGACTTTGGAACCCAATACCCTGTTTGCCAAACACCCACCCCCCCTTCCACCTGATGACAACATTTGGCATCTACAACAACAATGCCAGGAAAAACTGGCCCACCACGGTTATCTTCGTTATGAAGTTTCCGCCTTTGCCAGTCCGGGGAATGAATGCCAACATAATCTTAATTATTGGCAATTCGGGGATTATTTGGGTATCGGCGCCGGCGCGCACGGAAAATACACCCAAGACAATACGATCCGGCGGCGCTGGAAAATCCGCCATCCACAGCACTACATGGACAAATCCGGGGGACTGGGGCGGGTTGGCGGAGATATCGAAGTGGAAAATACCCAACGCCCCCTGGAGTTCATGATGAATACATTGAGACTAAGATCCGGTTTTACCCCAGAACAATACGAGCAACGTACCGGCTTACCCTGGATGCCACAAAAAACCGTCATTGATAGGCTTGTGGAGGATCAACTCTTGCAATTTAAAGGCGGATTTGTCTATTGTACCGACAAGGGCTGGAATTTCTTAAACACGGTTTTGGAAGCATTTGCCTGA
- the pyrE gene encoding orotate phosphoribosyltransferase (involved in fifth step of pyrimidine biosynthesis; converts orotidine 5'-phosphate and diphosphate to orotate and 5-phospho-alpha-D-ribose 1-diphosphate), with the protein MQTYKQQFIQFAIDSGALRFGSFTLKSGRTSPYFFNAGLFNSGRRLKKLGQFYANALQQSGLDYDMLFGPAYKGIPLACAIAIALASEHGLDVPFAFNRKERKDHGEGGQIVGANLAGKVLIVDDVITAGTSVNESVVLINQAGAAPCGVLIALDRQEITNTGKSALSEIRQRYNMPVIAIATMEDVIAFLESSGKFTEELASILEYRKQFAKS; encoded by the coding sequence ATGCAAACCTACAAACAACAATTCATTCAATTCGCCATCGACTCGGGAGCACTGCGATTTGGCAGCTTTACCCTGAAATCCGGCCGCACAAGCCCGTATTTCTTCAATGCAGGGCTGTTCAATAGCGGCAGGCGGCTCAAAAAATTAGGGCAGTTCTATGCCAATGCGCTGCAGCAATCGGGACTGGATTACGACATGCTTTTTGGCCCCGCCTATAAAGGCATCCCTTTGGCGTGTGCCATCGCCATTGCCCTTGCAAGCGAGCACGGCCTGGATGTCCCCTTTGCCTTCAACCGCAAGGAAAGAAAGGATCATGGCGAAGGGGGGCAAATTGTGGGCGCGAACCTCGCAGGTAAGGTTTTGATTGTGGATGACGTTATCACAGCCGGCACTTCGGTCAATGAATCGGTTGTTCTAATTAACCAAGCCGGCGCTGCACCCTGCGGCGTGCTCATTGCCTTGGACCGGCAAGAGATCACCAATACCGGCAAATCCGCGCTCAGCGAAATCAGGCAGCGATACAACATGCCAGTCATCGCCATTGCCACCATGGAAGATGTCATTGCATTTTTAGAAAGCAGCGGCAAATTTACTGAAGAATTAGCTTCCATTCTCGAGTACCGAAAGCAATTCGCAAAAAGTTGA
- a CDS encoding acetylglutamate kinase (catalyzes the phosphorylation of N-acetyl-L-glutamate to form N-acetyl-L-glutamate 5-phosphate) — protein sequence MDKQPPLPEDFAGRIAHVLIESLPYIRRFRGKTMVIKYGGNAMVDEGLKHSFARDVVLLKLVGINPVIVHGGGPQIGQLLNKLGKTSHFVDGMRVTDSETMDVVEMVLGGLVNKEIVNLLNQHGGAAVGLTGKDGDLIRARKITFQSSSLETQAPEIIDLGHVGDVESIDPSVVDMLVQGDFIPVIAPIGVGEDGGSYNINADLVAGKMAQVLGAEKLILLTNTLGVLDKEGALLTGLSLEEVTRLIADGTISGGMIPKIRCAMDALQGGVQSVHIIDGRIEHAVLLELFTDRGIGTLLGG from the coding sequence ATGGATAAACAACCTCCTTTGCCGGAAGATTTTGCCGGTCGGATCGCCCATGTTCTAATTGAATCATTGCCCTATATCCGCCGTTTCCGGGGCAAGACCATGGTGATTAAATACGGCGGCAACGCCATGGTGGATGAAGGGCTCAAACACAGCTTTGCCCGAGACGTGGTGCTTTTGAAGCTGGTGGGGATCAATCCGGTGATTGTCCATGGCGGAGGCCCGCAAATCGGCCAGCTGTTAAATAAACTAGGCAAAACCAGCCATTTTGTGGATGGGATGCGGGTCACCGACAGCGAAACCATGGATGTGGTGGAAATGGTCTTGGGCGGGTTGGTCAACAAGGAAATCGTCAACTTGCTCAATCAGCACGGCGGCGCGGCGGTGGGATTGACCGGCAAGGATGGAGATTTGATCCGGGCCCGCAAAATTACCTTTCAGTCTTCATCTCTTGAAACGCAAGCCCCCGAGATCATCGACCTGGGCCACGTTGGCGACGTGGAAAGCATTGATCCTTCGGTCGTGGATATGCTGGTGCAGGGAGATTTTATTCCGGTGATTGCGCCCATTGGCGTGGGCGAGGATGGCGGTTCCTATAACATCAATGCCGATCTTGTGGCTGGCAAGATGGCCCAGGTTTTGGGCGCGGAAAAACTCATTTTACTGACCAACACCTTGGGCGTTCTTGATAAAGAAGGCGCCTTGCTGACCGGATTATCTCTGGAAGAAGTGACGCGCCTGATTGCCGATGGCACGATCTCCGGGGGCATGATACCCAAGATTCGTTGCGCCATGGACGCGCTTCAGGGTGGAGTTCAAAGCGTCCATATTATCGACGGCAGAATTGAGCACGCAGTTCTGTTGGAGCTTTTCACAGACCGGGGGATTGGCACCTTATTGGGCGGTTGA